In Mercenaria mercenaria strain notata chromosome 14, MADL_Memer_1, whole genome shotgun sequence, the following are encoded in one genomic region:
- the LOC123526890 gene encoding multiple epidermal growth factor-like domains protein 10, protein MMFLWVMCAWVLLRTNTVCGQDTGTFDSNCQVGCACCKDRHCGPLGYWPEGNCYSGCKDGYRGGRCTRKCDYPECAECPDLAYVCTRCKAGYYHGLSNNCSSKCPITCKSCTSSTYCTECIDEYYNSNGFNDCRYRYCPLHCKCEHNACVSCKEGYFNIDSSCISKCPSTCVSCSAKDKCSSCIEGKYNGYEFDKRDRLLLNNCTHGCRENCISCSSYNNCSQCEPGKFGMTCQRDCSIGCENKICQIESGNCTCKTNFSGRNCTDCIPGKFGTSCEKTCPMFCKNKRCDKSSGNCLDGCILAAIIGETCNACVNGSYGDACNATCPNNCKDVNCERDNGECSYGCKDNFSGKKCEACKDGKYGKSCNLTCPQNCADDKCNKTSGHCFACRGNYYGNKCNNCTKGYYGSSCNDECSSQCWNGVCNRATGNCDLGCKGKYSGDKCCMEGGNCLVCSSNTECSKCKPGYFSEHCYKACPSNCLDSCELLTGVCYSCKNNLYGLFCNASCSLSCKLSQYASVSNCESQYGNCIHGCVKGFFGSLCNMSCNSQCIDNLCIQDDGKCTKGCYKPSDDHVCHLGSEKQKSEDSKQTIIIVMGVVVALLLVVVISFIASKIVAWKRKSMERNPKDAMVSSEIETSSPNIEHRRSEGLF, encoded by the exons ATG atgttCCTCTGGGTAATGTGCGCTTGGGTTCTCCTTAGAACGAATACTGTATGTGGACAAg ACACGGGTACTTTTGATTCTAACTGTCAAGTTGGCTGTGCATGCTGTAAAGATCGTCACTGTGGACCACTCGGTTACTGGCCTGAAGGCAACTGTTACAGTGGCTGCAAAGACGGATATAGAGGAGGTCGTTGTACACGGAAATGTGATTACCCTGAATGTGCTGAATGCCCAGACCTTGCATATGTATGTACTAGATGTAAGGCGGGCTATTATCATGGCTTAAGTAACAACTGTTCGTCAAAATGCCCTATCACCTGTAAGTCATGTACATCAAGCACCTACTGCACAGAATGCATTGATGAATATTACAATTCAAATGGTTTCAATGATTGTCGATATCGTTATTGTCCGTTACACTGTAAATGTGAGCATAATGCGTGTGTGTCATGTAAAGAAGGTTACTTCAATATAGATTCATCGTGCATTAGTAAATGTCCATCTACCTGCGTCAGCTGTTCAGCTAAGGACAAGTGTAGTTCGTGCATAGAGGGTAAATATAATGGATATGAGTTTGACAAGAGAGATCGTCTTCTGTTGAATAACTGTACCCATGGATGCCGGGAGAATTGCATCTCTTGTTCATCTTATAATAATTGCTCACAATGTGAACCGGGTAAATTCGGAATGACTTGTCAGAGGGATTGCTCAATCGGATGTGAAAATAAGATATGTCAGATTGAGTCTGGAAATTGCACATGTAAAACCAATTTCTCTGGTCGTAACTGCACTGACTGTATTCCTGGTAAATTTGGAACATCATGCGAGAAGACCTGCCCTATGTTCTGCAAAAATAAACGTTGTGACAAATCTTCAGGTAATTGTTTGGATGGATGCATACTTGCTGCTATTATTGGCGAAACGTGTAATGCATGTGTAAATGGTAGTTATGGGGATGCCTGCAACGCGACTTGCCCTAATAATTGCAAGGATGTTAATTGTGAAAGAGATAACGGTGAATGTTCATACGGATGCAAAGATAATTTCAGTGGGAAAAAGTGCGAAGCTTGCAAGGACGGTAAATATGGAAAATCATGTAATCTTACCTGTCCTCAGAATTGTGCTGACGATAAATGCAACAAAACGTCTGGGCATTGTTTCGCTTGCCGTGGTAACTATTATGGAAACAAATGTAACAACTGTACCAAGGGGTATTATGGGTCATCATGCAATGATGAATGTTCTTCTCAATGTTGGAATGGTGTGTGTAATAGAGCTACAGGGAACTGTGATCTTGGTTGCAAAGGGAAGTATTCTGGAGATAAATGTTGCATGGAGGGCGGTAATTGTTTGGTTTGTTCCTCGAACACCGAGTGCAGCAAATGCAAACCCGGATATTTCAGCGAACACTGTTATAAGGCATGTCCCTCAAATTGTCTGGATTCTTGCGAATTATTAACAGGTGTTTGCTATTCCTGTAAAAACAATTTATACGGACTATTTTGCAACGCATCATGTTCATTGTCGTGCAAACTATCACAGTATGCAAGCGTCAGCAATTGTGAATCACAATATGGAAACTGTATCCATGGGTGTGTAAAAGGTTTCTTCGGTTCATTATGTAATATGTCATGCAATAGCCAATGTATTGATAATTTGTGCATACAAGATGACGGCAAATGCACTAAGGGGTGTTATAAACCCTCTGACGATCATGTGTGTCATCTAGGTTCAG AAAAACAGAAGTCAGAGGACTCTAAGCAGACAATCATTATAGTGATGGGGGTTGTCGTAGCATTGCTACTTGTTGTGGTCATAAGTTTTATAGCATCTAAAATTGTCGCCTGGAAAAGAAAATCTATGGAAAG AAACCCGAAAGATGCAATGGTGTCTTCCGAAATTGAAACATCGTCTCCAAATATCGAACACAGGAGGAGTGAAGGTTTATTCTAG